The Leptospira andrefontaineae genome has a segment encoding these proteins:
- a CDS encoding ParB N-terminal domain-containing protein, which yields MQASKEIKLPQIENGERTRLTVALPLNSLYFHPKNEELFGIKSEETITSLAEDIRINGLQEPISVKPTPGNKYMVLSGETRVRAIRLLGWEMCPGYLVSPKDELSYLISRNAGRIQLVFNMRLRIYKEVCPEFYEGKKITLNRLVAISRKTRISTATLKSDLKKIRKGAAHDLTIEQLRELWDKKRIKNVRINVSDMGANGFELQVHGKNIEYKFGPGTFKKVVREAAEAAQSVWFEKNYKEANLETAGRIKELRKEAKLTQLQLAQLLGYSQSYFAELEGGKWECTNALLNDICQVCEEYIEKRRGGE from the coding sequence GTGCAAGCTTCGAAAGAAATTAAACTTCCTCAAATCGAAAATGGCGAAAGAACTCGGCTTACTGTTGCCTTACCTCTAAACTCGCTTTACTTCCATCCAAAGAATGAAGAACTATTTGGGATAAAATCGGAAGAGACAATCACGTCTTTAGCTGAAGACATTCGAATAAATGGTCTTCAAGAACCAATCTCGGTAAAGCCAACACCCGGAAATAAGTATATGGTACTATCTGGAGAAACCAGGGTGCGAGCAATTCGATTACTCGGTTGGGAGATGTGTCCTGGATATTTGGTAAGTCCTAAGGATGAACTTTCGTATTTGATTTCTAGGAATGCGGGACGAATACAACTAGTCTTCAACATGCGGTTGCGTATATATAAAGAAGTGTGTCCGGAATTTTATGAAGGTAAAAAAATAACTCTTAATCGCCTTGTTGCAATATCTAGAAAAACTCGCATTTCAACAGCCACATTAAAATCCGATTTAAAAAAGATCCGAAAAGGGGCAGCCCACGACTTAACTATTGAGCAACTTAGAGAACTTTGGGATAAGAAGAGAATAAAGAATGTCCGGATCAATGTATCGGATATGGGAGCAAATGGATTCGAGCTACAAGTTCACGGAAAGAATATAGAATACAAATTTGGACCTGGGACTTTTAAGAAAGTTGTTAGAGAAGCGGCGGAGGCTGCTCAATCTGTCTGGTTTGAAAAAAATTACAAAGAAGCAAACTTAGAAACTGCCGGCCGAATTAAAGAGCTAAGAAAGGAAGCAAAGCTTACTCAGTTGCAACTTGCTCAATTATTAGGTTATTCTCAAAGCTATTTTGCAGAATTAGAAGGAGGTAAATGGGAATGCACTAATGCACTATTAAATGATATATGCCAGGTTTGCGAAGAATATATTGAAAAGAGAAGGGGAGGCGAATAA
- a CDS encoding PBSX family phage terminase large subunit: MAPEVQEETNLSKYFSTKQITALLEDWQSGRVQEICYDGGARSGKTYLIVKAIVSRAWLSPGSRHLIARYRLNHLRISVWRQTLLPCLKDMGFVRGRDYELNETEFLIQFSNGAEIYAAGLDDSDRVEKIMGTEFNTIFLNEATQLSFATYQKMKTRLSHVREGLTNKMVVDCNPRNRFHWIYRYFVLRQDPETGEALIRNRLERIARRHWTPLDNPFVPEEYKEMLSELSGVERDRLYLGEWVDTEGLVYASFETAIVEPFAIPKTWDCAGAVDFGYTNPFVFLWLYFDKSNETWYIADEYYVREKTVRAHCEELKKNRKPNLFIVSDHDAEDRATMAECGFPTIAADKDVSTGIQAVLKLLFSTKGVKLRIFRSCVHIIEELSIYSWEPVKEGKNPKETPVKYLDHALDALRYFALRIVGNKNRIITKELEKMKEEKQRKSKSLSDIRSERLSKMGIDPGLYLGKP; encoded by the coding sequence ATTGCCCCTGAGGTACAAGAAGAAACAAACCTTTCTAAATATTTTTCAACAAAACAAATCACTGCATTACTCGAGGATTGGCAGAGCGGTCGAGTCCAAGAGATTTGCTATGATGGAGGTGCAAGAAGCGGTAAAACTTATCTTATAGTAAAAGCGATCGTTTCAAGGGCTTGGCTAAGTCCTGGTTCAAGACATTTAATCGCTAGGTACAGATTAAATCATCTTCGAATTTCTGTTTGGAGACAAACTCTTCTACCTTGCTTAAAGGACATGGGTTTTGTTCGTGGAAGAGACTACGAATTAAACGAAACAGAATTCCTCATTCAATTTTCAAACGGTGCAGAGATATACGCGGCCGGCCTCGACGACTCCGATCGGGTTGAGAAAATTATGGGGACCGAGTTCAACACCATCTTCTTGAATGAGGCTACTCAGCTTTCATTCGCAACGTACCAAAAAATGAAAACAAGGCTCTCGCATGTTAGAGAGGGCCTCACAAATAAAATGGTCGTGGATTGTAATCCACGGAATCGATTTCATTGGATCTATCGATATTTTGTCCTAAGACAAGATCCTGAGACAGGTGAAGCTCTTATTCGCAATCGATTGGAGAGAATTGCAAGGAGACATTGGACTCCTTTAGATAATCCGTTCGTTCCTGAAGAATATAAGGAAATGCTCTCGGAGTTAAGCGGAGTCGAAAGGGATCGACTTTATCTCGGGGAGTGGGTTGACACCGAAGGACTTGTATATGCGAGCTTTGAAACTGCAATTGTAGAGCCTTTTGCAATTCCGAAGACTTGGGATTGTGCTGGTGCTGTCGACTTTGGGTATACGAATCCTTTTGTATTTCTTTGGTTATACTTCGATAAGTCGAATGAAACTTGGTATATAGCGGATGAATATTACGTAAGAGAAAAAACAGTTCGGGCGCACTGCGAAGAGCTAAAGAAGAATAGAAAACCAAACCTGTTTATAGTGTCCGATCACGATGCGGAAGATCGTGCGACAATGGCAGAATGCGGATTTCCGACAATCGCAGCCGACAAGGATGTCTCTACTGGGATTCAAGCAGTCTTAAAACTTCTCTTCTCAACAAAGGGAGTAAAATTAAGAATATTCCGAAGCTGTGTCCATATAATCGAAGAGCTATCTATTTATTCTTGGGAGCCCGTAAAGGAAGGAAAAAATCCAAAAGAAACTCCGGTGAAATATTTAGATCACGCACTGGACGCATTGAGATATTTTGCACTACGGATTGTCGGGAATAAAAATAGGATTATCACAAAAGAGCTAGAAAAGATGAAGGAAGAAAAGCAGAGAAAATCGAAATCTCTTTCAGACATTCGCTCAGAACGGTTAAGTAAAATGGGAATAGACCCAGGATTATACTTAGGTAAACCCTAA